The nucleotide sequence TAGAAGTTAAGTTAACAGGTGGACTCCACTATTCAATGGACATCAACACTCTTTTTAGATTGGGGCCACATAACATCTGGGAGCCTTGACCACTGGTTTCAATCAAGTCAGATGTAATCACTACATTTTCTGCCATTCAATAAAAACgttctccttaaaaaaaaaaaaaaaaaaaatctttatcatgTGATCAGATGAGGTTAACAAATAATAGAGTAGAGTAATAGAGTTTTCTAGCAAATTTGCGCAAAACCTGCAACCAAAATACAGAGTCAACTGTTAGAGTCAGACAcagaaaaagtatttgaaaatatatttaatgacatACAAACACTGttctaaaattataaatgcaatattttccGAAACAATATATTACTCATACTATATTACTAATAGAGTACTAATACAAGTGTATATAGAGAAGAAGAATATttgcttttagaaaaaaaaaataacaataataataataaccttactTAATTTTGCATATCCACCCACACTAATGTAGAACAGTAATTGTGGGCTGCAATACCTTGGACTATTTAAGGAAATATGTATAGTCCTATGACTCAGTGCTTTTGCAACAACACCACAATAATTCAGTAGCAGAGAAAAATGTTAGTTTGTTTGCAGAATCCAATATGGCTGTTTTTCCCccacataaaaagaaataaaaataaagtatttaggTGACTTAGAGTTTAaggcatttacatttattgtgtAAAATAGCAGCAGTTCTGTTTTGGAGTGGTTGCTTATGAATTTGACATGTAATCAAAAGAAAGGAAATTATAATCAATCCTCTAAAACTCTCTCTAACTGGCCTAActtattcaaatattttcagaGAAATAGCAATTGGATATGGATCAGTGGTAAAGAGTggtaactcatctacatctctcatattaacaaaataaaatacaatattacaaaacaaaGCCAAATAAATAAGAGGAATAATGAgctaatatatacataatactgtACATCAAATGTCAAAAACTATTTCTTCTGATATGTTATTCCAGCAATATGAGACACAGACACTCTGTCCTCAATGACATCCACAGGACCTCACCACCATATTCCTGTACTTCTTCAGAATTACATTTGAGCTGTCATCAAAATACAGCACTGATATGGCATTTAGTTTGGTCGGTGCACAGCAAGGCTTTGGCACATTATCAGGAAACATTAGATGGACCTATGATcagcaaaaaagagagagagagcgagagaaatgTATGATATGCGTGACTAAAAACCAGTGGGTTTTAACTAGAGACAACATAGTAACAAAAATGGTTATTAATCAAACTAAAATCTCTTTCAAACTAAACaatgaaatgtatttcttaattttACCATGAAATACATGAACTACaagttgatttatatatatataaacatttaaaaaaagatattgttTGATAAAACAAATGAAGCTTACCAAGGTCTGCACAATCGCATGATTGGTCGCATTCATGTGTGCATTCAGTGGAAACGAACATTCTCCGTCACAATAAAAGGCTGCATAGCCCTCTGGAGCAATAATCCAATCCTAaaatgacagagagacagagatgaatTCTCTGGCTGAATGAAGCAATCGCGCTGTGCAATCTTGAAATTGATTGATGTCTTGCGAGCCGCCACATGTGTTTACCTGCCATCCTAAGTCGCGGAAGCTCACGTAAAGTTCATGCTTCTTGCAGGCTTGTCTCTGTTCACTAGTGTTCTGATCTAGATAATAGCAACAAAACAGATGTTAAACCTCCAAACACTGAGGCAGTCGTGCTGTTTAGTCTGGTAGTGTGTGTGGGCTCAGTGTGCTCTATGTTTGCAGCTGGCAGGACGTCTTTGTGTACAGACTCTGAACGCAGTAAATACTCAGTAATTTGACGGAAGCTAAGAGgcctactttcagaaaacattaggTACGCTCAGCAGGTATTCGTCAAGTGAGTCATCTAAAACTGTGGATTAAAAACTGCTACTTTGCAAATCAACGACTTTGTAAGTGATTTATTGCACAGATTGATTTAGCTGGAAAAATGACTTGGAGCCCTAGGAAATCACACCTTTCTGTGGTGGCCTCTGCAAAAGCCAAAAAAGTGACAGCAGGACATCTTCTTAAAAACATGATTGTAATAATGCCTTGAACACCATCTGAATGAGTACTAATGTGAATCAGAGTTCATTTAGATTTCTGAAAACACTTGAAAGCACAAAGTTATCTGGTGTAtctggttaataataataatataatagcaCAAAAATCTCCACAAACACCTTTTTATAATGTGCCTTGAGTATCTTTAATAGATCTTATGCAATCAAATGCATCATTTAGTTTGATCCAGTGATTAGACTAGAGGCTGTGAGATCAAGAAACTGCTTTTGAGTTTTTTGTGTAAcatgtttgtacatgaagatGTCAGAAAGTGAGCTGAAACTGCTCTGTGGCCGTGTCTAGAGGATGTTAGTCAGATGCATAACATTACTAACAgcacatttgaatgtttttaaatattttaaaatcttggtaacactttattttgatggtccttTTTGAACATTCTGTTGACAGTAAGTAATGTTTCAATTACATGTCTATTAACTCACATCAGACTCATCATGTActtaatatctgctaactctTTGTTTCAACTTATTCTTACCCTAACCCTACCAGTGTAATGAGAGTTAGTAGTCATGTAGGTTCAACATTACTTATAGAAAACAGAATGTGttaaagggaccatcaaaataaagtgaaaccaaaaaCTTTGCTGTACCTCCACTTTTGAGAGCTGGTGAAGATTTCTGTTGTGTTCTACTTTTGTTTCTGTTGTGGCTCTTCCTCTTGTTTCCTGCGGCTCTTACAGAACGGAGCAGAACTTCACTGGCTTTGAAAAAAGCAACCAGGAATGGCTGTTTGGACTGAGGTCCGGTACTTCCGATGATACCAGCAGATTTCATGTTGATGCTTCTACCTGAATATCAAACAGAAGAATCATGAAGAGTCATGAAAACATCTTCCTGGGTGGCAAAATCACCACAACCATTTATGACAGTTTATATGGCCCACAGAGGTACTGTAGTGATTGTGTACATGTCAAACTGAGGGCTGAAAACTGATCCCAAAATGCTTCATGGCATCAGGTTCCCATTTAAGAAAGAGGAAAAACTGGGCGTAGTCGTGACTCAAAGATGATACTTTTGTGAAGTCTCACATTGGTAAATGTGTCTGTTTTTAagctaatataataaatatgtgaaTGGAAATGAAACCAGCGGTTTATTGTAAAGTCCACTAAATACAAAACACATCCCACATTTGCAGTTCCACGTAATTAAACTAGAATTTCCCATAAAACAGTTTAACTCTCTAcataaacactacagtaaaataaaatggttCACTGAAGAACTCAATTTAGGTAGTCCCAAATCTTTGTAATTTATACATCCAACATTCAGACCACACTGATTCAACACTATAGAAGTGTTGTAAATGACACCACACAGTTGGAGTAATAACTTCTGCTAATTaattggtttgagactgaactGATGCCAAATTATTGCTGAAAGTAATGAACATGGCATCTAAGGGATTTTTGTTAATATctgttgttttattgctttatttccaGATGTGTGATTCAACTGCAGGTTGCCTCTTACAACACACATACTTAAAGAAGcagaataaaatgtgtgtgtgtttatgtataaatAGAAGGAAACATGTAGATTGTACTGCATGTTATCTCACTTATTGTGCTCAAGACCATGATCTTCAGTAATTAAGTCCACATCATATTTACAAGACCCTATGCTATACAAGTATATAAGTTAAGTTGTAGTTCCAACCACACATTTTGGTGATGTTGTCTTGCAGTTTTggaactatggttttgggaaacaccaAATCATCAAACTATGTTGGAACTAATGGAACTAAAAATGCTTTTGGGGAATGTACCCCTGGATAAGAATACTAATACtatactaataaatataataacactaTTTACCTCAAAGTCATTGCGACACATTATCACAAATttttaatgtgcaaaaatgtaaataacatttgtTATACAAAGATATCGCATAACTAGTGCACACCTTTGGAAAATGTAAACTTGTACATACAACAGACTTCACTTCCAATTGACTTCAGACTTCTAGTGATCACTGGCCAACAGCAATTTCATAAGCATTAATATCTGTGAAACACTCCATCAgtaatttggaaaaaaagaactgGAGAATAATTTGTGAAGCGGCATTATACTGTACTCCAAAGAGCTTGGTAGTatctgattacatgtaatctggattacataatcagattcccAAAATCAAGTATTCATAATCAGTATATTACACTTTATAATGCTCATAATCAGATCACAGTTACTTTTTATAGATTAcatgattatatataatttgcacAATGGCTGTTTTGTCATGATAACTCTTAGACAGTGTTAATATGGttatatacataaaatgttaattaGTTTGGTCTTGGCGttatagatctgctacgctgctgtGGCAGAGTAAGCACTGACTTGCTGCTTCAAATACACCCAGAGACTGTGTGCTgtatgctgctgtgagcatgcaGAAAATAGTGCTGCTGCTCATACAGTACATATTAAATAACCCCCATATATAACATAAATTAATTACTCTGTATATccctatacaggtggagctggggaaggtggagggtttctaaAGCACactgcaactgctacagcaagctCTAGCCAAATATTTGAATGTTGTGCAGCAACATTgcagctcattggctgctgatgcaaaataaatcaaacaactGGGCCATGTGAATAATCACATTTAATTAGAAACTGTCTGCTTGCACCATCTAGAGATGTGACTATCTAGAGTCACAATATGCAATGAAACCATGTATGAATCAATTAATTATGCAAGTTACAAAACACTGGTGATGTACAGCTGTAAATCACAGTGTCTTCATCCAGTTACCTTTAGTAATTGACCTTTCTGGAAGTCAGGacaattgttgtttgttttttttacttgaaagaCTTTGGTaaggagccccacacatgacatgaaaaaactataataatcgtatgcacaattttccatttcattcccttgatgtactaaaacaaGCACACAATTACTATcttgttccctcaatttgctaagttgttcccttgatttgctaaatcgtgcacacagtttactaattcgttctcgtTTTAGAAATTGTGTGCACGAATTAGCAAAcagagggaacaaattagtaaactgtgcacacaatttataaattgagggaacaaattattaaatcatgCACATGATTTAGGCTATTATTTTTTCCCTGCATAGCATGTGGTCTCCATACTTTAGGTGTGTAATTTCATTGTTTCTTCATATTTACTAATGTTTGTTCATATAATGCATGGAAATCTTTTTGtcagcaaaagcactttatttcaagaaaatatttACCTGAAATATTTCTGAGGaggttaatatttcaataatttaacaacaatttTGTATGTTCACAGTTCTCCGATCTCAGTTAATGGTCACACTGACAATTAAATGTTGACATTCTATAATGTTAGTAtattttagtgtttagtgtttaatttaatgttgaaTACATATTATGATGCTgatattaaaaaagttatatattttcttttttcttagatttttttttgtcaatatagtACATTTCATTGTAAGTTTAAAACATCTGAAAAGTAGTCACAATTCATCACCTTAAAAAGAGTAATCTAGATTACATTACTTACTACGTTatctgtaatcagtaatgtaCCATAACTGTACAGTAAGTAATCTATTCAGTACTGATACTCCAGGTTCCAGTACGATCCTGTGCATCTCTGACAGAGCATAAACTGTGTGAGTGTCCTTTATTAAAGCATAAATGTGACTGGCTTACCGTCAGTGGTCTCCACGCAGAGCTGAAGGCCCATGTTCTGCTGCGGGTTCAGGACCCAGTGATTACTGGTGGCTGTGATGTCAAACACCAGCCACCCCCCATCAGTAGCGCGGATCTTTTTGGAGTCCAGGAGAAATGTTTCGGCATCCCTAATGAGACAATAAGAATGCACTATGACAATgtgatttacattatattttttaatataatatttctgtggcgagtggggcggggccgagaggcgtgggaacgaggagtgaggccaggtgtagtgattggagatgagctacacctgcgccccaccgccagtatcgagtcccacgtaggagatggaaggatataaaactggagtgacgaccgtgaaggacgagagaggacctggcctgggacatattttatgttttggtttttatttgcgcgcaccagtcgtccgcgaggggctggtgcgccgttttgtatttacttttgagtattaaaatgtttttgattgtgcgccggttcccgcctccttcttcccgatgtatatggagttttaatattgttacaatttcacTGTCCCCTTCAAATAGaggaatgttaaaatgtaattacatgtttaaattagttcgattttgcaaattgcaGTCATTCTGCATTTTAATTACCAATGTTGATTATAacgtacaaaaacaaatattgaaaCAAGTGCAACCAAATTTTCTGTCAACACTTCCTTTTCATCTCAACCACAATTCTGTCAACAAGCCATTCCTGTCCATCTACTTAACTGACGTTCCAAAACAGCACATGGGCCACACAGTGAGACGGGCGGCCCTGATCTCGCAGACAGGAAAAATGATCAGAGACAGTGGCACATCCCAGCATGCCACAATGAGGGCAAACGCAGCTTGACCAAGTGAATACAACTCACATTAAATCGGCTTTCTGTGCCATGTGAATACCACAGCTAATGTAAAATCATTCAGTTCCGTGGTATAAATCAAAGAACTGTGGTGTTACCATCTTTTAAATATTCTGATTCCACTATTGATGAtgatttttccaaataaaaacaaTGGCATTTTTCTCTATTTCTTCTTATTAGAGGACCATCTGTTATGTCAAAAACTTTGTTCTGAATTTTTATCTTCAGTTACACTTTGTCATGTGAACAACCAGTTGGTAATTTTACTGATTTAAGTCTCATGAGCCTTCAGTTCAACATAACACTTTTAAAAGTTCTTGGTTCATTTCCAGTTGGGCACAACAAAAGTAATGACAGAAAAATTCAATAATCATTAGATTGATTCAAACAAATAGTGAACCTGTGAGTTTCAGACTGATTTTTGAGTCAATTCATTAAAACAGTTCAGTCACGTTTGAGTTGGATTACATCAAACTGTGGACAGCCAGAGAGGACAATGCACTAGAAGCATGTGGTCTATTTACTTGTGTCAATGCACTCAGTCTTTTGCTTTCATTAAATCCAGTGTTTTTCTCTGCTGAACAGAAACTAATGTCAcctggttcaaataaataaactgaactaGTTTTGAATAAGAATTGGTTCTCTATTCCCAATCCTCAAGGTACTGTACCTCCACAATACTGTTTTGTAAAGGTGTAAAGTTTCATTTACTGCCGTGTCTTTAACACTCACAGAGGGCACACTTTTGCAGGCTGTAAGAACTGGGTGCTGAGCTGTAAAACTCTAAAACTTCTACTAATCACAGGAAAATCACAGAGTGGACACAGAAGCGAATGTGTGAAGTTGTCAACTTGGGCGCCTCATAAACACAGCCACGAGGAAGGGTTCCAGGGCCTCTGATGGCAGAATCCATTATAAACCCTAGGTGTTTCATTGCCCCAGGAGAGCTGTATCTCTGCTTAAATGTTTCAGCTGCATTCATTCATGGTGAGAAAAGGCCCTGTCTATGGTGTGCCCATGTATGACTCAAGATAAGTCACTGGTCTCAGTAAAGATTAGAAGAGCATTAGAAACGTGAAGAGGCAGGTGAAGACACAGATTCACTTTTAAGAAGCTTTTGAAGTCTCTTGACCTGGAGCCCCTCTATTAAGAGCAGATGGCCCTGCCCGGGGTGCAAGCGCTCCGACAAGCAGTCGAGATAGGCAAAGAGTGATAACTGATGGACTTTCATAAGTGCTGGAACTTGCAAATGAACTGTTAATGGAAAGCTTTATCCATGCCATCCTTCCATCCAGGAAGTATATCTGGTGAGACTGAGGAAGAACAGTTTTGCTTTGGTTCGGGTGGGCTCTGGTTAAACTGTGTTACTTCTAGCGGACAAGAGTTGTGTGATCCTTACAGAACAGAGCTGAACTGATGTCATGATCTTTAAGTtgttaagataaataaaataaatgaaaaataataatcagcaaaGCTGAGGTAGTTTTCTTAGGGAAAAAAACTCTATACATCATTTCACAATGACTATGCAATCTTTCTTTGTGAACCAAAGGCACAGGTTGGACCTCCCACCATTCTACCATACCATTCTAAGTCAAACCTTCTTGAGCTACACTGCAATGTAACAGGATCAACATCTATAATATAAGCTTGGTTCTGAAATATTTTGAgcaatgaactgaaataaaaagaaccccccccccccccacacacacacacaaactgtgtaGAGGCATTGAGTCAATTTAAGATAACATAAACATCTATCTAAAAACTTATGAAATGTTATTCCTctgtaaatcatacaaattattattattttttaacttttacttttatgTGCAAAATAGAGTGCTCTAGTCTGAAGATTATGTCACAGGTCAGgggggccaagctggactgcgccctcccctaaaccaggaccacctcggggagcgtatcagagggaagagtcggagacagagaataaatttaacaagttttattttgaagtaaaaacaaattgggaatcctaaactaaaatcttctttgttaccctcagggcttgaaggtaaacaatgcagcgaccgggggctctcccgccctcttcctctgtgcgggccccgcaatagatggacagatgggtggtcaagtaggtatttcacaggtgggaatacaatcggcaagcccgcagtctggtaagtctcctctggtaattaaatacttccaaactcccttcccttcttcacagatgcagaatttgggacggatggatatcggtcaggtccgtacacggcagatacacagccttgaggtggggatgtgtttggcaagtgaggggtccggtaagtctcctccggtaagtatgtaattccagccttccttccttccttcttccacaggtacggaatttgaggcgaatgatatcagtcaagtacgtatacggcaggtgcacggtcttcagtaaggtggcttctcctgacaccgtcagagtggatattccagacaaagcgtgcccctctcacgttcgtgacaaaggacagtcacctctctcagcacaggtgggccacaaggatgcaacaaactctaagtcaacaggctgtgcagggtttctactgaaacagacagaatggatgcttcagacaaagtatacagttcacatgcgttggaaggaacgaacacttctcacaatacggatgaatagcagggatacagcagactcgaagtcaacaggctggatggggcttcctcatacagatgagtagcagggatacagcaggctcgaagtcaacaggctgaatggggcttcttctgagacagacagaatggatgtttcaggcaagtatacagttcacatgcgttggaaggaacgaacacttctcacaatacggatgaatagcagggatacagcagactcgaagtcaacaggctgaatggggcttcctcatacagatgagtagcagggatacagcaggctcgaagtcaacaggctgaatggggcttcttctgagacagacagaatggatgtttcaggcaagtatacagttcacatgcattggaaggagcgaacacttctcaccatacagttgaatggcagggatacagcagactcgaagtcaacaggct is from Carassius auratus strain Wakin chromosome 13, ASM336829v1, whole genome shotgun sequence and encodes:
- the LOC113113075 gene encoding bone morphogenetic protein 5-like; amino-acid sequence: MRAPTFGLLWSCLGFLHGVQCGLGDNHVHSSFIYRRLRNHERREIQREILSILGLPHRPRPFSPGKQASSAPLFMLDLYNAMTTDEENAILGKKLSGKKRKSASGVPHGYSSAPQQPYRAAPLTSQSPPLATAHDTNFLNDADMVMSFVNLVERDKDFSHHRRHYREFRFDLTQIPEDEAVTAAEFRIYKDQSHVRYENITLKVTIYQVIKEYPNRDAETFLLDSKKIRATDGGWLVFDITATSNHWVLNPQQNMGLQLCVETTDGRSINMKSAGIIGSTGPQSKQPFLVAFFKASEVLLRSVRAAGNKRKSHNRNKSRTQQKSSPALKSGDQNTSEQRQACKKHELYVSFRDLGWQDWIIAPEGYAAFYCDGECSFPLNAHMNATNHAIVQTLVHLMFPDNVPKPCCAPTKLNAISVLYFDDSSNVILKKYRNMVVRSCGCH